The Girardinichthys multiradiatus isolate DD_20200921_A chromosome 9, DD_fGirMul_XY1, whole genome shotgun sequence genome segment AAGCAAGGCTGCGAATCCTTCTGCAAAAGCCAAATTGGACTTTATCCTGCTGCAAAATAGGGAAAAATAAGTAAGCATCACACAAATATGACATTATTAATGCTGTAGTAAAAAAGATTTTCTGATGTACTTTACAGAATTCCAGCTttatttaaacttgtttttcacTATTCCAGACTAACCCTGGAGGAATGCCTCAAGTGGAAAGAATCATTTGAAAAGCTCCTGTCCAGCAAATGTAAGTTCACCTATGAATTCATGCTTTTTATCACATTTTCACAACATTAATATGATATGGTGTGCGCTTGGTTTCCCATAGATTACTCATATACACATGATTACGTATGCAGCCTCTAAGAGTCCATCAGGTGTAATTACTAATTGAATTTCCTCTCTTTGCAGATGGACTGTGTGCCTTCACAGCCTTCCTGGTTTCTGAATTTAGCGAGGAGAACATTGCGTTCTACTTTGCCTGTGAAGATTACAGACGAATCAAGTGTCCTACCAGGCTACTCACCAAAGCCCAGAAGATCTACAGTGAATTCATCAGCAGTGAAGCTCCACGAGAGGTAAGGAGAGACAGAGTTAAAGAACATCTTTGAAGTGTCTCAAATAAAAACTCTCAAACTGACTAtgtcttcttctgtgttttgtAGATAAATATTGACCATGAAACCCGTGACATAACCAAAGCCAACATGCAGGATCCCTCACCATCTTGTTTCGACCAGGCCCAGCACAGGATCTACATGCTGATGGCCAAAGACTGCTACCCTCGCTTCCTCCACTCTCCAACCTATAGAGATCTACTGTGCCAAGCCAAACCAAGCACAAAAGCCACCAATCTGCCCCAGCTGGAGAAGAAGGTGTGACATCAACTTTACGTGAGCCTACAAGGGATGTTAAGCAGTTAAGCATCCTTAAAATGTAAACACCCATGAAAGGTACAGCATTTGCTACTGTGTCAAGAAGCTGGTGCTTGGACACGAGACCAGACGCAGAGATTGCTGTGAGGAAATTGGCAGCAAATGGGCCAGTGGTGCAGATTCATTTCCGGCAAAGGAGGACACTGAAAAGGAAGAGCAATTTAATGAAAAGTTGTTAGCTTTGTCACAAAGTTGACTGATGTGCCAATACCAATAAAGTTTAGAAAGCCATGTCTTTAGAATGTTAAACTTAACTGGCTGAATGACAATCAAAGAGGAAGATGTGGAAAAAGCACTTTTATTAGCCACTAggcaacctttttatttttctttcctctggTTGTGATGTGCAATGATCTTTAAGAAGtgtatgttgtgtttttgtaataacTGTGTCGTACTttataaatttgtatttattggtATTTATTTGCCTGCAATgtgattgttgttttttaccaaacaatgataaaagtatgtttaattgatattgtttttattcctttgtttttttgttttgcttaaaaGCAAATTGTCTATATTATCTGGAAAATAAActgtggaaaaaatatatatatttgtgtctTCATTAAGCAAACTTGAGGTTTAAAAATTATGTAGAATTTAAATTGTATTGGTTACCAGGGCTAAGTATTTAGTCTTGACAGAGAAGCAAGTctgataaaacataaaacagcttTAGTGGGATTTTAAGTATCTTATTTACCCTAGTGACACAGATGAAAGATTGACTGGTCACATTGCGCAAATATACAGATACCTCCCCGTGCAATCATTCATATTATCTGATATAGAAATGACAATGACATCTATTATTTGCTGCCTTTTATGAGTTATTCTGTTGATGGTGTCATGTATAACTGCTGCTCACCTTGGAAACAGCTCAGCTCAGTGCCATAAAGACCTCAGACAGTGCAACATTTCTGCTATGGGCTATTGTCCTATATCTTACAAATAAGAAGGAGCTTTCTAGCAAACAGGAAGCAGAACTGATGATGTGACAGCAACAACGTAATGGGAATGGCTGTAAAACTTCAGCAGTACCCTAGAGACTGTTTGCACAGGTCATCAACATTAGGCAATAAATGACAGTGAAGCTGCCACCAGGCTTAGACACAACTACAGCCTCATGTTAACATAGCATAAAAGAATCAAAAATACATCCCCACATTTTTCTTagataaaacatgattttacaGTCTAGTTTTTCTGCAGTGACTGTTTTGGTGTAAGTATTCTTTAGAGCACATAATTAGGCTGAATGTCAGGTTTGTGTATTCAGATGTCATCAGCGTAGAGTGGAGCCAATATTAGGTGAACAACAGCTGGTCCAAGGGGCCTCATCCATATGTACATCTCATAATGCTGCCTCCTTTCCTATAGTAACCTTCTGACATTTATATCTAGATGCATGCACAGCAATGACCATTTAACACCAGTTCCAGATCTTATGGTTTTCAGCACATATTGCAGGCATCATGCATAACAATCCCTGTCATGAAGCTCTCTGGAAAAGAATATAGACATGGCAAAAATCAGAATACATCTTAAAATATATCCAAATGTACTGCTTTAATAATAGATACAGCTGCATATCATGTATAGTGATGTGAAAACACATTTGCCTCTCAATTGATTTCTTCTTATTTTGctttaatgtttaaattaaatgtttcaaatcatcaagaaaattctaaaatcagacaaagataactagagtaaatacaaaatgtagtttacatatgatgatttaattttctAATGGAAAAAGCTTTCCAAACCAACTTGGGCATATTTGAACATGTAATTTCTTATCTAAACCTAATACATGGCTGTGCCACCCAGTGAAGCAACAACTGCTATcaattctttgcaaaaaatTGTACCTAATCAATTACATCAATGTGTGGAAAATTCACTCTATACCTTCTGGTAGGATTGACACAATTCAGTCACACTGGAGGCGTATTAAGAGTCTGTTTAATGTCATGCGACTGCATCTCATTTGAATTAAAGCCTGAAAATTGACTGGGTTTTTAAGCCATCCAGAGGTGGAAATACATTTAGCTGAAGCTAATAGACTTTTTTGTGAAGACTACTACAAGAACCAAACAATGCTAATTTTATTGGGCCAGCCACTTCTAGGATAGTTTCATAGTTTCTCCATTTGTAGGTAACTGCTCTCCCAAAAGTCCCAAgttagttcattattttccagatCTAGATCAAATGTGACAGAACTCTGTTGTCTGGAAATTGGGAAAATTGGGTTTATGTGCTTCATATGCCTTTGTTTATGTAATGGAACtaagaaaaacaacatcagATTTTGAAAGGCTGAAACCACAATGTCATTCTCAGATAGAAAAGTGTTGGTTTTCAATCTACGTTAAAATCAACGGGGTATTGTTTGTGCTGTGGATCACCACGACACTGGATTGCACACTCACTGTACAGCAATCTGCCTCAAAGCATTTACAGTTATAAATCACCAAAGCTCAACATTTCTCTTCATAGGAAATCaggaacatgttttttttgttgttgttgttgtaattcCTTCTCAGTGTGATGACTCAATTAATTGTGACTTCATTGGATGAGGTTTTCTGCTTATGCTCCAGCTCTGTGGAAATTAATTAAGTGACGCCCAAAGCATTTGATCTCTTTCGAGAAACTCTAAACCTCAACCTAAACACAAGCTGCATGTGGACAGATGTTCCACAGAAGTCCTCCAGTCCAGCAAAATCCCTTTCCCTTCATTGGACTGCACACTTCATGTCCCTTACCAGTTTTAGCCAGTTTTGTGAAGTCCAATTTACAGACTTAACAATATTAAACTTTGATTTAtattcacacaaaaaaataatagattTGTGTATTCCAACACTAGGCAGGTAAAAACCTATGTTTTACCCACTTCCTAGATGAAACACAGTGAAACTTGTTTTCCCTTCTCTTTGAAAAccttgattaaaataaaacagagccCCAAGCTAACAATCAGCTGACCTGACTCCTCCAGGCAACACATGTTGACTCTAAGTTAAAACACACTTATATCTCATGACAAATGACTTACATTATAAAATAGTCttgcttttaatttttctttttctattttattgacACATCAAGGCAAACTGGCCCAATTCACATACAATTCAGTCAGCTTCATTCCAATACAGTTGATTCATATAGTGAGATTCAAATCCAGTTACATATagcccaaataaaaaaaaaaatacactcaAGTTAACTTGATAAGGTAATGGCAGCTGGAAGAAAGTTGTCCATCTAAAGAAGCCCAACTGCTTGCATTGAGTTTAGTGCTAAAGCTTATATTTTCAATGAGACATGATTTCACAAAACTGTTTGTTGCAATGCATTTGCAACTTGTACAATGTTTAAATGCTTAAAATTTAATCCAGTTTTGATTTAACTGTGAATGTATACTGACATCTAGTGGTTTGATGGGTTTGAACACATTTAACACCATTTAACTCCTGCTCTCTgataaacatttaacattttaagaatTAATAGAAAATTGTgtgttaatttcatttttcaagttACATTTTAGCAGGTAAAAGTAATATTATCTGTTAATTTGTGGGACAAAAattattaaagtaaaacagaattTTGTTCTATATTTAACTTTCTTTTAAGAATACTGTAAAAACAGTCATATTCATTTATTATGTATTATTTCATACCTATAGTGTATAACCACAACTAACATATAAGCACACTGATGGGATATATTTAGCAAATATTAATTATTCTATACAGCTTTtagctaaaaaacaaacaagaacatCATCTAAATCTTAGGATTTATTAGTTTTCCTCAAAatcacaatgtttttttgttttgtttttcagtcacTTATGTATTTGACCATCTGAAAAATATGAACAACGAATATACAGAACCCTCAACAAGTATTGACATCCTTGGTAATCAATAATACAATAGCCTTAGAATACGTTGTTCTTAAGGGGACTTGGTGATACTGAGATAcccctctttgctgcagttctctaacagtaagcttttgatattttttgcCTCCCTTACAATCCTGCTTTCTGTGCATGGGAGCAAGTGGTCCTGATCCTTGTCCGGTGTCGGCCATGTTTATCACACTTCCAGTcaatttttccttttaaattattGATTTGACTGATATGTTTAGGTAATAATCTATTTACTTGCAGCTATTTCCTGACATACCAAAGACATGCTTTACCTAGTGTTGGGCACATTTTCGCTAATCCGCTGACAGTCGGTTGAATTGTAGACTGCCTTTTTATTCACAGCCGGCCCAGCATGCTTATCTATATGACACCGCTAGGGGGAGGTCATGTAACACAGATGAACAGCATAAATTGTGCGTGTACTACAATGG includes the following:
- the rgs16 gene encoding regulator of G-protein signaling 16 — translated: MCKGLASLPASCLERAKELKARLRILLQKPNWTLSCCKIGKNKLTLEECLKWKESFEKLLSSKYGLCAFTAFLVSEFSEENIAFYFACEDYRRIKCPTRLLTKAQKIYSEFISSEAPREINIDHETRDITKANMQDPSPSCFDQAQHRIYMLMAKDCYPRFLHSPTYRDLLCQAKPSTKATNLPQLEKKV